From the Bacteroidia bacterium genome, one window contains:
- a CDS encoding T9SS type A sorting domain-containing protein — MIAKGSYIFAGSPNPFVTTQRGVYRSADNGATWTQVNNGLTHQRVYAFAVNGTDLFAGTSDGGVFKSTDDGGSWTQTNSGLTNTNVIALAATGTNLYAATYGGGVFVSGNNGASWSAANSGLTNLYANSFAVTGGKVFVGTQAGVFLTTNHGTSWSNASTGMSSTWISALEIMGTTLYAGTIGNGVWKRPLGEMIPMPKSDVGAVATDLRLEQNYPNPFNPTTTISYSIPAEAVVQLRVFDALGREVAVLVNEVKSAGTHSVQFDAGSLTSGLYVYRLDANGAVLSGKMTLMK, encoded by the coding sequence ATGATCGCGAAGGGGTCGTACATCTTCGCCGGTTCGCCGAACCCGTTTGTCACCACGCAGAGAGGTGTCTATCGTTCGGCTGACAATGGTGCGACATGGACACAGGTCAACAACGGCCTTACCCACCAGCGCGTCTACGCCTTCGCGGTCAACGGCACGGACCTGTTTGCCGGCACCTCCGACGGCGGCGTGTTCAAATCGACGGACGACGGGGGCTCGTGGACGCAGACCAACAGCGGTCTGACCAACACGAATGTGATTGCCCTTGCCGCCACCGGGACGAACCTCTACGCGGCGACCTACGGCGGCGGAGTGTTTGTCTCCGGCAACAACGGCGCAAGCTGGTCCGCCGCAAACAGCGGGCTCACGAATCTCTACGCAAATTCTTTTGCGGTGACCGGGGGTAAAGTATTTGTCGGCACGCAGGCCGGAGTGTTCCTCACCACCAATCACGGGACGAGCTGGTCCAATGCAAGTACTGGTATGAGCAGTACATGGATAAGCGCCCTGGAAATCATGGGAACCACGCTCTATGCCGGTACCATCGGAAACGGTGTGTGGAAGCGTCCGCTTGGCGAGATGATTCCCATGCCCAAGAGCGATGTCGGAGCCGTTGCTACGGATCTGCGGCTCGAACAGAATTATCCCAATCCCTTCAACCCCACGACAACCATCAGCTATTCCATCCCTGCCGAAGCAGTGGTGCAGTTGCGCGTGTTCGACGCGCTCGGTCGCGAAGTAGCAGTGCTGGTGAATGAGGTGAAAAGCGCCGGAACGCACAGCGTGCAATTTGACGCCGGAAGTCTGACCAGCGGCCTGTACGTGTACCGCCTTGATGCCAACGGCGCGGTGCTGAGCGGGAAGATGACGTTGATGAAATGA
- a CDS encoding YidB family protein, with protein sequence MGLFDDIAGAVTGGGEKSGNEGLMNAIGGMLSGGGMQSIVENFTKNGLGDTVSSWIGTGSNLPISAEQIQSVLGSEQVKAIAGKVGISTEDVSSGLASLLPGVIDKLTPDGKVPDSGSIEGALGGLFDMFKK encoded by the coding sequence ATGGGTTTGTTTGATGACATCGCCGGAGCCGTGACAGGTGGAGGCGAAAAAAGCGGGAACGAGGGGTTGATGAACGCAATCGGCGGCATGCTCAGTGGTGGCGGTATGCAATCTATCGTCGAAAATTTCACGAAGAACGGACTCGGAGATACCGTTTCCTCGTGGATCGGTACAGGCAGCAATCTGCCGATCTCCGCCGAGCAGATTCAATCCGTGCTCGGCAGCGAGCAGGTGAAGGCTATCGCCGGGAAAGTCGGCATATCAACAGAAGATGTATCCAGCGGCCTTGCGTCGCTTCTTCCGGGTGTTATTGACAAACTGACGCCGGATGGTAAGGTCCCGGATAGCGGATCCATCGAAGGTGCGCTCGGCGGTCTGTTCGATATGTTTAAAAAATGA
- a CDS encoding PAS domain-containing protein, which yields MKTPLHILYLEDSAMDVELLKAHLDTECPGCRVVDVDTRDDFLGMLRDRPPDVIFSDYTLPGYGGLQALEDALSAASDIPFIFVSGTIGEENAIETLRRGATDYVLKHNLRRLVPVLRRAMDEKDEQRRRRKAEELIRQKEEQFSAFMSNLPGVAFIKDKDRRYVFLNDAAPLYISHEPIECLGLRDEEILPSDLAERMRSSDEEVLREKHVVHLVEEITVTHAAHKWFTTKFPIMDKYGSANWLGGVGIDITVYGNPAQMP from the coding sequence ATGAAAACCCCGTTGCATATACTCTATCTCGAAGACAGCGCGATGGATGTGGAGTTGCTGAAAGCACATCTCGATACGGAATGTCCCGGTTGTCGTGTCGTGGACGTCGACACGCGGGACGACTTTCTGGGAATGCTGCGCGACCGGCCTCCGGATGTCATTTTCAGCGACTACACACTGCCGGGCTACGGAGGCCTGCAGGCGCTCGAGGATGCTTTGAGCGCAGCGTCGGATATTCCGTTCATCTTCGTCTCCGGGACCATCGGTGAAGAAAATGCCATAGAGACGCTGCGGCGCGGCGCTACCGATTATGTGCTCAAGCACAACCTCCGGCGTCTCGTCCCCGTGCTGCGTCGGGCAATGGACGAAAAGGATGAACAGCGCCGCCGACGGAAAGCCGAGGAACTCATCAGGCAGAAAGAAGAACAATTTTCCGCGTTCATGAGCAACCTGCCGGGTGTGGCGTTCATCAAGGACAAGGATCGCCGCTATGTGTTTCTCAACGATGCCGCTCCGCTGTACATCAGCCATGAGCCCATCGAATGCCTCGGTCTGCGCGATGAGGAAATCCTGCCCTCCGATCTCGCGGAACGCATGCGCAGCAGCGATGAAGAGGTACTGCGGGAAAAGCACGTCGTGCATCTTGTGGAGGAAATCACCGTCACGCACGCGGCGCATAAATGGTTTACCACAAAATTCCCCATCATGGACAAATACGGCAGCGCGAACTGGCTGGGTGGGGTGGGGATAGACATCACGGTCTACGGCAATCCCGCTCAGATGCCATGA
- a CDS encoding response regulator gives MKPYLRGILLAEDSARDVELTLEALAEFHLANEVTVVEDGVEALDYLFRRGKYEGRTGGPPAVVLLDIKMPRLNGIEVLREIRASREYRSLPVVMLTSSREERDILESYEVGSNAYVVKPVDFTEFIEAVKALGLFWAVINESRPNGQTRPQE, from the coding sequence ATGAAACCGTATTTGCGAGGTATACTGCTCGCGGAGGACAGCGCCCGCGATGTGGAACTGACGCTCGAAGCGCTGGCGGAATTTCATCTCGCCAATGAGGTTACCGTCGTCGAAGACGGCGTGGAAGCGTTGGACTATTTGTTCAGACGCGGAAAGTATGAGGGCAGAACCGGCGGTCCCCCGGCAGTGGTGCTGCTCGATATCAAGATGCCGCGCTTGAACGGCATCGAAGTGCTCCGGGAAATCCGCGCAAGCCGGGAATATCGCTCGCTCCCCGTGGTCATGCTCACTTCATCGAGGGAAGAGCGCGACATATTGGAGAGCTATGAAGTGGGCAGCAATGCGTATGTGGTCAAACCGGTGGATTTCACGGAATTCATTGAAGCGGTGAAAGCCCTGGGCTTGTTCTGGGCCGTCATCAACGAATCGCGTCCGAACGGTCAGACGCGACCGCAGGAGTAA
- a CDS encoding PAS domain S-box protein, with amino-acid sequence MSDVRVNQGTPTLEQLAAQIVQEPAGKFRTIFESSSDALFLLTEDGFFDCNPRAMEIFCIPSRAMITTIHPSDISAPLQPDGRKSREAALVHIARALEQGTDSFEWMHRRLDGTDFFADVLLSAIDFGGRRVLQATVRDITPQKIAEAALREKTEELDRFFNIALDLLCIADTDGYFRRLNHEWESTLGYTLGELQGRQFLELVHPEDVQTTLDAIATLSTQKPVIGFANRYRCKDGSYRWIEWRSAPSGRMIYAAARDITPHIEARERLKELNESLDHRVRERTAQLEQREADLRQLNAELEQRVQERTALLEAANRELEAFSYSVSHDLRAPLRHISGFVDLLLRDTAGTLDEKGRRWLGLVADASKEMAQLIEDLLVFSRMGRTEMMRTDCDLRSIVLEAVQRVSGDVHDRDVEWSISELPVVHGDPSMLRLAMLNLIGNAFKYTRGRSPARIEVISSENDREWIVAVKDNGVGFEMKYADKLFGVFQRLHSAKDYEGTGIGLANVQRIIHRHGGRVWAEGELNKGAVFYFSLPKRTENKDNENHSFENQQRTS; translated from the coding sequence ATGAGTGATGTCAGAGTAAACCAAGGTACTCCCACGCTGGAGCAGCTTGCCGCACAGATTGTACAGGAACCTGCCGGGAAATTCCGCACAATCTTCGAATCCTCGAGCGATGCGCTCTTTCTGTTGACGGAAGACGGATTTTTTGACTGTAATCCGCGCGCGATGGAGATTTTTTGCATTCCGTCGCGCGCGATGATCACCACGATTCATCCATCCGACATCTCCGCGCCGTTGCAGCCGGATGGCCGAAAATCACGCGAGGCGGCACTGGTGCACATCGCCAGAGCATTGGAGCAGGGTACGGACAGTTTCGAATGGATGCACAGACGGCTGGATGGCACGGATTTCTTCGCGGACGTTCTGCTCTCCGCAATAGATTTCGGGGGGCGGCGCGTGCTGCAGGCCACGGTGCGCGACATCACACCACAGAAAATCGCCGAGGCGGCTCTGCGCGAAAAAACGGAAGAACTGGACCGTTTTTTCAATATCGCGCTCGACTTGCTCTGTATCGCCGATACCGATGGCTATTTCCGACGATTGAATCACGAGTGGGAAAGTACCCTGGGCTACACGCTCGGGGAACTCCAGGGACGGCAGTTCCTGGAACTCGTGCATCCGGAAGACGTGCAAACGACGCTCGACGCCATAGCGACGCTGTCCACACAGAAGCCCGTGATTGGCTTCGCGAATCGGTATCGCTGTAAAGATGGCAGCTACAGATGGATCGAATGGCGTTCGGCACCTTCCGGCAGAATGATCTACGCCGCGGCCCGCGACATCACACCGCATATCGAGGCGCGGGAACGCCTGAAGGAACTCAACGAATCGCTCGATCACCGCGTACGCGAGCGGACGGCGCAGCTCGAACAGCGCGAGGCCGACTTGCGGCAACTCAATGCAGAGCTGGAGCAACGTGTGCAGGAGCGTACGGCGCTGTTGGAGGCGGCAAACCGTGAGCTGGAGGCCTTCAGCTATTCGGTGTCTCATGACCTGCGCGCACCCTTGCGGCATATCAGCGGTTTCGTGGATCTGCTGCTGCGCGATACCGCCGGGACGCTCGATGAAAAGGGAAGGCGATGGCTTGGACTCGTGGCCGACGCGTCGAAGGAAATGGCACAGCTCATAGAGGATTTACTGGTCTTTTCGCGCATGGGACGCACGGAAATGATGCGTACGGACTGCGATTTGAGAAGCATCGTGCTCGAAGCCGTGCAGCGGGTTTCGGGCGATGTACATGACAGGGACGTGGAATGGAGCATTTCCGAGCTGCCGGTCGTTCACGGCGATCCCTCCATGCTGCGGCTGGCCATGCTCAATCTTATCGGCAACGCATTCAAATACACCCGGGGCCGCAGCCCAGCCCGCATCGAAGTCATCAGTTCGGAAAATGATCGTGAGTGGATCGTGGCCGTGAAAGACAATGGCGTGGGCTTCGAAATGAAATATGCGGACAAGCTCTTCGGCGTATTTCAGCGGCTGCATTCGGCGAAAGACTATGAGGGTACCGGAATCGGTCTGGCGAATGTGCAGCGCATTATCCATCGGCATGGAGGCCGTGTGTGGGCCGAAGGAGAGCTGAACAAGGGGGCGGTATTTTACTTCAGCCTGCCGAAACGGACGGAGAACAAGGACAATGAAAACCATTCCTTCGAAAATCAGCAGAGGACGTCATGA
- a CDS encoding DUF389 domain-containing protein, translated as MLEKILHYLNLDSDVEDFDRIHETITKDVIFKGTNLWILVFAIIVASVGLNMNSTAVIIGAMLISPLMGPINGMGYSIATYNFPLLRIAVKNFSFAVGASLLASTAYFAISPVSTAHSELLARTSPTIYDVLIAFFGGLAGIVAISSRTKGNVIPGVAIATALMPPLCTAGYGLATAKFEFFFGAIYLFTINTVFIAISSVVISQILKFPIRTLQDESKKKRVNRLITIVIIITVTPSVYFGYMLVQQERFNERASRFIASVRLFEGNYLLGSEVRPKQGSVSLVYGGSSLDTTQRDMIRKRAEDFDLLDARIDIRQGLSFSEFATDLSEIEQLKGEINRLSLLLRDSERKQDSLLLREQLGNRLLSEIRPLEPRIIACGYSEALVYSATTGPPRRMTVVSFGTSRTLPQRDRARVLDWLRSRVPADSLTATFDARP; from the coding sequence ATGCTGGAAAAAATCCTTCATTACCTGAATCTCGACAGCGACGTCGAAGACTTCGACCGGATTCACGAGACCATCACCAAGGATGTCATTTTCAAGGGGACCAACCTCTGGATCCTTGTTTTCGCTATCATTGTGGCGTCTGTCGGTCTCAATATGAATTCCACGGCGGTCATCATCGGCGCCATGCTCATTTCGCCGTTGATGGGTCCGATCAACGGAATGGGCTACAGCATAGCCACCTACAACTTTCCGCTGCTCCGCATCGCCGTGAAGAATTTTTCCTTCGCTGTGGGCGCCAGTTTGCTCGCCTCCACGGCCTACTTCGCCATCAGTCCCGTATCCACCGCACATTCGGAATTGCTCGCACGTACCAGTCCGACGATTTACGATGTACTCATCGCTTTCTTTGGGGGACTCGCGGGCATCGTGGCGATCAGCAGCAGGACGAAAGGCAACGTCATCCCTGGTGTAGCTATCGCAACGGCCCTCATGCCGCCGCTGTGCACCGCCGGCTATGGCCTGGCGACCGCTAAATTTGAGTTTTTCTTCGGCGCGATCTATCTGTTTACCATCAACACGGTATTCATCGCGATTTCATCGGTGGTGATTTCACAGATTCTGAAATTCCCCATCCGCACCTTGCAGGATGAATCGAAAAAAAAGCGCGTCAATCGCCTGATCACCATCGTCATCATCATCACGGTAACACCGAGCGTGTACTTCGGTTACATGCTTGTGCAGCAGGAACGCTTCAACGAGCGGGCATCGCGCTTTATTGCGAGTGTTCGACTGTTCGAGGGGAATTACCTGCTCGGCTCCGAGGTGCGTCCAAAGCAGGGAAGCGTTTCGTTGGTCTATGGCGGCAGCTCGCTGGACACGACACAGCGTGATATGATTCGCAAACGGGCAGAGGATTTCGATCTCCTCGATGCGCGTATCGATATCCGGCAGGGTTTGTCCTTCAGCGAATTCGCGACAGATCTCAGTGAAATCGAGCAGTTGAAGGGTGAGATCAATCGTCTGTCGCTGCTTCTGCGTGATTCGGAACGAAAGCAGGACAGTCTTCTGCTCCGGGAACAGCTCGGCAACCGCCTGCTCTCGGAGATCAGGCCTCTCGAGCCGCGAATCATCGCCTGCGGATACTCGGAGGCACTTGTGTACTCCGCCACAACGGGCCCGCCACGACGCATGACAGTTGTCTCTTTCGGTACCTCGCGCACTCTTCCGCAACGTGATCGCGCTCGTGTTCTCGACTGGCTCCGCTCCCGCGTTCCCGCCGATTCGCTCACCGCGACCTTTGATGCCCGCCCGTAG
- the nikR gene encoding nickel-responsive transcriptional regulator NikR → MSEHHMKLTRFGVSLPEDLISRFDALIRRKQYPNRSEAIRDLIRRELVQEDIASDRMVAGVLSLLYDHHKTAISETLNALQHDHHDSIISTTHVHLDHDNCLEVILLHGRAKDIKHFADSIISIKGVKHGGLHLTSTGDEH, encoded by the coding sequence ATGAGCGAGCATCACATGAAACTCACACGCTTCGGCGTCTCACTTCCCGAGGATCTCATCAGTCGCTTCGACGCACTCATTCGGCGAAAGCAGTATCCCAACCGCTCCGAGGCCATTCGCGACCTGATTCGGCGCGAACTGGTGCAGGAAGACATCGCCAGCGATCGTATGGTGGCCGGCGTCCTGAGTCTCCTCTACGATCACCACAAAACCGCCATTTCCGAAACACTGAACGCGCTGCAGCACGATCACCACGATTCCATCATCTCCACCACTCATGTTCACCTGGATCATGACAACTGTCTGGAGGTGATACTGCTTCATGGACGCGCAAAAGACATCAAGCACTTCGCGGACAGCATCATCTCCATCAAGGGAGTGAAACACGGAGGCTTGCATCTCACCTCCACCGGTGATGAACACTGA
- a CDS encoding energy-coupling factor transporter transmembrane protein EcfT: MNTDAGLRTTSAADVDPRAALLLLLCVCAVIVASPTDARLAAIAAGIVLVAGLQHCLPQLLRRLLLLLPMSIGLGVHMFFTAGDSGMAIGRESPDALAMSVGTVSRLLLIAAASMLFGLIVPIQRLATALRVLKVPASAVSVLWMTERLFLLLIADARRMLEAVRVRSTSLSLRFRIMILSRIAGAFLVRAVSRSDRMADALLARGFDGNIPVLHPLRWQVTDTLICCSAAALLLIIWLPS; the protein is encoded by the coding sequence ATGAACACTGACGCAGGCTTACGGACAACGAGCGCCGCGGATGTCGATCCACGAGCGGCACTGTTGTTGTTGCTCTGCGTGTGCGCGGTGATCGTGGCTTCGCCGACGGACGCGCGTCTGGCCGCCATCGCCGCCGGCATAGTGCTTGTCGCCGGGCTTCAGCATTGTCTGCCGCAGCTCCTGCGCAGGCTGCTTTTGCTGTTGCCCATGAGCATCGGCCTGGGTGTCCACATGTTTTTCACGGCCGGTGACTCCGGAATGGCAATCGGCAGGGAGTCCCCTGACGCCCTCGCGATGTCCGTCGGCACGGTCTCCCGTCTCCTTCTCATTGCCGCGGCTTCGATGCTGTTCGGTCTCATTGTGCCGATACAGCGGCTTGCGACGGCGCTGCGCGTCCTGAAGGTTCCGGCCTCGGCGGTGTCCGTTCTATGGATGACAGAACGCTTGTTCCTGCTGTTGATCGCCGACGCCCGCCGTATGCTGGAAGCTGTGAGGGTACGATCCACATCGCTGTCGCTTCGCTTTCGTATCATGATACTTTCCCGCATCGCCGGCGCGTTTCTCGTCCGCGCTGTGTCGCGAAGCGACAGAATGGCGGATGCACTGCTCGCCCGTGGATTTGACGGAAACATTCCGGTCCTGCATCCGTTGCGCTGGCAGGTAACGGATACTCTTATCTGCTGTTCCGCCGCTGCGCTGCTGCTCATCATCTGGTTGCCGTCATGA
- a CDS encoding energy-coupling factor ABC transporter ATP-binding protein, producing MSGIASEQSAVQCAALASGYTNSIAALQEVSFSIRYGERVGIIGPNGAGKSTLLRCLVGVQPFSGTLLIDGFTVDKPNMRDVRLRMGLVFQNPDDQLFSSTVRDDVAFGPLAMGMPPESVDRRVTEALRSVGLEYAADRNPVQLSFGERRLAAIASVLSMRPRILAMDEPSSNLDPLHRRRLIDWLNLQEDLTLLLVSHDLDMVAECCDRVLLLNTTIIADAAAHTMLTDATLLHRHDLELPLGLQRLSFRSVS from the coding sequence ATGAGCGGGATTGCGTCAGAACAGTCCGCCGTCCAGTGTGCGGCTCTCGCATCCGGCTACACGAACAGCATCGCGGCGTTGCAGGAGGTTTCCTTTTCCATACGCTATGGTGAGCGCGTGGGTATCATCGGTCCCAATGGTGCGGGGAAGTCTACCCTGCTCCGTTGCCTGGTCGGTGTACAGCCTTTTTCCGGTACTCTGTTAATTGACGGATTCACGGTAGACAAACCGAACATGCGCGACGTACGTCTGCGCATGGGATTAGTGTTCCAAAATCCGGATGATCAGCTGTTTTCATCCACGGTGCGGGACGATGTCGCGTTTGGACCATTGGCCATGGGCATGCCGCCGGAATCAGTTGACAGGCGTGTAACGGAGGCACTGCGAAGCGTGGGACTCGAATATGCCGCTGATCGCAACCCGGTACAACTGAGTTTCGGCGAGCGACGTCTCGCGGCTATCGCCTCCGTCCTTTCCATGCGTCCACGTATTCTCGCAATGGACGAACCCAGCAGCAATCTCGATCCCCTGCATCGGCGTCGCCTCATCGATTGGTTGAACCTGCAGGAAGACCTTACGCTGCTGTTGGTATCCCATGACCTGGACATGGTGGCGGAGTGCTGCGACCGCGTGCTGCTCCTCAACACAACCATCATCGCGGATGCCGCAGCCCATACCATGCTGACGGACGCCACCCTACTCCATCGGCACGATCTGGAGCTACCTCTCGGGTTGCAACGGCTCTCCTTCCGCTCAGTTTCGTGA
- a CDS encoding TonB-dependent receptor, with translation MHPINRSFIISLLITVVSPLALLAQDASDARLYQLRDSVLIVASRYASPLSREANSIVVIDGKDITRIADHSILEMLKWQVPSAFVLQTRVGGYGVGTAGTGAVYLRGMGGKPNTGIAMLVDGHPDFMGIFGHPLPDAYGMEDVERVDVLLGPASTVFGSNALGGVINLVTSDASRNLLRVSAEGGSWGTYSTTLGASRVFGDHGVQLTLGRNGTDGHIAQTSFTGMRVQAGYDWKFSDAWRLSFRGRHVPFTFDDPTRSTDPAGLGTYGNIKRNMGQIILHNRTGDVQGSTQIYLNSGHHEFADGFVSDDQAYGLSSYQQWRLASSVSVAMGTDLISYGGKTNVDNKEYSLQTAGIYALAMYSPLDILHLRAGMRYQYHSLELNSLAPSAGVSVTPIGGLRVFANVQSGFRHPTPRELYLFPPANASLREEKTLGYEAGAEYLLPEGSLRVAWFRTDATDLIATVANPSPPPPMRNLNVLDVQMSGLEVSAQYRILPYLLGRVSWSGIEPGDFTAYNPSQQFKYMLTLLAGPIHGSIAGQYVHELFAGNKNTLPLADYHTLDVTLSWITPWGVEPYLKGRNILDRTYNLLPGYAAPGVHFLAGFRYAFEG, from the coding sequence ATGCACCCGATCAATCGTTCCTTCATCATCTCCCTCCTCATCACAGTGGTCTCTCCTTTGGCGCTGCTCGCGCAGGATGCGTCCGATGCCAGGCTGTATCAGCTTCGGGATTCCGTGCTTATCGTGGCGAGTCGCTACGCCTCGCCTCTGTCGCGCGAGGCGAATTCCATCGTTGTCATCGACGGGAAGGATATCACCCGTATAGCGGATCATTCCATTCTTGAAATGTTGAAATGGCAGGTTCCGTCAGCGTTTGTGCTTCAAACACGCGTCGGCGGGTATGGTGTCGGTACCGCCGGCACAGGTGCCGTGTACCTGCGCGGTATGGGAGGCAAACCCAACACCGGTATCGCCATGCTGGTGGACGGCCATCCTGATTTCATGGGAATCTTCGGTCACCCGCTTCCCGATGCATACGGTATGGAGGACGTCGAGCGAGTGGATGTGCTGCTCGGTCCTGCCTCCACTGTGTTCGGCAGCAATGCACTCGGCGGTGTCATAAACCTCGTGACGAGCGATGCATCGAGGAATCTCCTGCGCGTTTCGGCGGAAGGCGGCAGCTGGGGAACCTATAGTACCACGCTCGGTGCTTCGCGCGTATTCGGCGATCACGGCGTGCAGCTCACACTCGGACGCAACGGCACGGACGGACACATTGCGCAGACCAGCTTCACCGGCATGCGTGTGCAGGCCGGGTACGACTGGAAATTCTCCGACGCCTGGCGTCTCTCTTTCCGCGGCAGGCACGTCCCCTTCACCTTCGACGATCCGACGCGGAGCACCGATCCCGCAGGGCTCGGCACGTACGGGAACATCAAACGCAACATGGGACAGATCATCCTGCACAACAGAACCGGGGATGTGCAAGGTTCGACGCAAATCTATCTCAACAGCGGCCATCACGAATTCGCCGATGGTTTCGTATCCGACGATCAGGCGTACGGACTGTCCAGTTATCAGCAATGGCGTCTGGCAAGCAGTGTCAGCGTCGCCATGGGTACGGATCTGATCTCCTACGGCGGGAAGACGAATGTGGACAACAAGGAGTACTCGCTCCAGACTGCGGGCATCTATGCACTGGCGATGTACAGTCCGCTGGACATACTGCATCTCCGCGCAGGTATGCGCTACCAATATCACAGTCTCGAACTGAACTCGCTCGCACCCTCCGCTGGCGTCAGCGTTACTCCGATCGGCGGTCTGCGCGTATTCGCCAACGTTCAGAGCGGCTTCCGCCATCCGACGCCGCGCGAATTGTATCTCTTTCCCCCGGCCAACGCCAGTCTGCGCGAAGAAAAAACTCTCGGCTACGAAGCTGGCGCCGAGTACCTGCTTCCGGAGGGGTCCCTTCGAGTCGCGTGGTTCCGCACCGACGCCACGGACCTCATCGCGACAGTGGCCAATCCCTCGCCTCCGCCGCCGATGCGAAATCTCAACGTCCTCGACGTACAGATGAGCGGATTGGAAGTGAGCGCACAGTATCGCATCCTGCCCTATCTTCTGGGCCGCGTTTCATGGAGCGGCATCGAGCCGGGGGATTTCACCGCGTACAATCCGTCACAGCAGTTCAAGTACATGCTGACACTCCTTGCGGGCCCGATACACGGCAGCATTGCCGGCCAGTACGTGCATGAGCTGTTCGCGGGGAACAAGAACACCCTTCCGCTCGCGGACTATCACACGCTCGATGTCACACTTTCCTGGATAACGCCGTGGGGCGTCGAGCCCTATCTCAAGGGAAGAAACATTCTCGATCGCACCTACAACCTGCTGCCTGGGTACGCCGCGCCGGGAGTACATTTCCTTGCCGGTTTCCGGTACGCGTTCGAGGGATGA
- a CDS encoding ECF transporter S component — protein sequence MESTTDAAVERVRSIPLAAMFTALGVLLPQVFHWFGLGSTFLPMFLPVLSAAMLLPRGLACTVAILTPLASFLLTGMPPLSPPILPLMLPELAVSAFVASTIRVRYGKNVVLALAAALLVGRALLFVMVHAATGLAGVQHPLFGPAIVLSGAPGVILMFVVIPPAIALITSRFPRLDAARLR from the coding sequence ATGGAATCCACGACAGACGCCGCTGTGGAGCGCGTGCGCAGCATCCCGCTTGCGGCGATGTTCACCGCGCTCGGCGTCCTGCTGCCGCAAGTGTTTCACTGGTTCGGTCTGGGCTCGACGTTTTTACCCATGTTCCTTCCTGTGCTCTCCGCCGCGATGCTGCTGCCCCGCGGGCTTGCCTGCACCGTGGCTATTCTGACTCCGCTGGCGTCGTTCCTGCTCACCGGCATGCCGCCGCTTTCTCCACCCATCCTCCCTCTGATGCTACCCGAACTCGCGGTCTCGGCCTTCGTCGCCTCCACCATCCGGGTTCGGTACGGAAAAAACGTCGTCCTCGCTCTCGCCGCCGCGTTGCTGGTCGGTCGCGCATTGCTTTTCGTGATGGTTCATGCCGCGACGGGACTTGCCGGAGTACAACATCCGTTATTCGGTCCCGCGATTGTCTTGTCGGGAGCGCCCGGTGTCATCCTGATGTTCGTGGTCATCCCGCCGGCTATCGCGCTCATTACATCTCGATTCCCGCGTCTGGACGCGGCACGGTTGCGGTGA
- a CDS encoding class I SAM-dependent methyltransferase — MHDISVKKLFFDETAPRWVRDAEQRSAHIARILAKHDLPLTAPLLDVGSGAGILLPFILANNDDSALITEFDISREMMQHARALHGARSGVHYIQGDAHHLPFRDASYETVMCFSVYPHFQNPVAALTEIRRCLIPGGRLCIFHLMGHRELNDMHRAAGKAVQGDVIPPADALSLLLAKNDFTPYVVRELSDLYLIIARRS, encoded by the coding sequence ATGCACGATATATCCGTAAAGAAACTGTTTTTTGACGAGACCGCACCGCGATGGGTACGAGACGCGGAGCAGCGCAGCGCGCACATTGCGCGCATTCTTGCCAAGCACGATCTTCCCCTTACCGCGCCGTTGCTCGATGTCGGTAGCGGTGCGGGCATACTGCTTCCCTTCATCCTCGCGAACAACGATGACTCCGCTCTCATAACGGAATTCGATATTTCGCGGGAGATGATGCAACACGCCCGCGCCTTGCATGGCGCACGTTCCGGTGTGCACTACATCCAGGGTGATGCCCATCACCTCCCTTTTCGCGACGCCTCGTACGAAACAGTGATGTGTTTCAGCGTGTATCCGCATTTTCAGAATCCCGTTGCAGCACTGACAGAAATCCGCCGCTGTCTCATACCCGGCGGCCGGCTGTGTATTTTCCATCTCATGGGACACAGGGAACTGAACGATATGCATCGCGCCGCGGGAAAAGCCGTTCAAGGCGACGTCATTCCTCCCGCCGACGCCTTGTCGCTTTTGTTGGCAAAAAACGATTTTACTCCGTATGTTGTCAGGGAACTGAGCGATCTCTATCTCATTATCGCGCGGCGGAGCTGA